ACGCCGGGAGGACGACACTCACCTCGACGCCGCTATCACTCATTACCACCGTATAGGGCAATCTCCGCCTAAGTAGCTTCTGCCCTGACCCGACCCCCAGACGTCCGGTGGCCTCGCGAGCGCGACCCGTCGCCGTCGACGCGCGTTAACCACTCGTACCAAGCGCGGGCCCACACCCACCGCAAACCGCCTCCCGAACCAGCACCGGACCACCAGAGATGCCGCTAACGGGCTTCCGAAGGCTTCTATCCCGCGTTTTACTCGTCGTACCAAACCCCCCATATGCGGCGAGCGTGAATGTCGGTGTATGAGCGCGAGTGCCAGTGCCGTCGTGGCGTCGGAGTCGGAGTCCCTGTCGGCGAAGCAGGCCCGCATCCTCGACTACCTCGCGGAGCAGGCCGGGGCGAAGACGTACTTCAAGAGCCGGCTCATCGGCGAGGAGCTCGGCATGTCCGCGAAGGAGGTCGGAACGAACATGACGAAGCTCACCGAGGGCGAGTACGGAATCACCGTGGAGAAGTGGGGGTACTCGTCGTCGACGACGTGGAAAGTCACCGCGTAGCGCGTCGAATACGCGTTATTTGGGGTCGTAGCTGATGAGGGCGGCGGCGTCGGCGGCGAAGTCCGTCGTGTCGGCGTCGAAAGAGTCCGCGTAGCGGAGGACGAGCGTGATGAGGGTCTCCGGGCGTTCGAGCCGGTAGCCGTCCTCTCGGTCCAGGAGGCCGGCGGCTTCGAGTTCTGCGGCGTACTTACTCACTGTCGCGGCGGAGACGCCGAGTTCGGCGGCGAGGTCGCGCCCCGAGAGGTCGGGGTCGCGGAGGAGCGCGAGCACCATCCCCCGCGGGGTGTCCCGGCGGAGGTAGCCGAGCGCGACTTTCTCGAACGCCGAGAACCGCTCCGCGGGGAAGAACCGCCGGTAGTCGCCGTCCTTGTGGGATTCGACGGCGTTCGACTGCTGGAGGTGCCGGAGGTGGTGTTGGGCCTCGCCCGTGCCGAGGTGGAGGTCGTCGCGGAGCTTCGAGAAGTGCGCGCCCGGCGTCGTCGAGAGATAGCCCGCCATCGCGTCGCGAACCTGGCTCTCGCCGCGGTCCAGGTCCGCGAACCGCGCGAGCGGCGCGGCCGCGCCGACGGCCGCGAACCGCCGGAGCGTCGACCGCTTCTCCTCGTCGATTCCCTCACCCATTCTTGACCGTTATAGGTCTTCTGCCGGCAAAAGCCTTCGGCTCCCCGATCGGAAACCGCGAAGAACGGCAAAAGCGGCGACGGCGGTTACGATTTGCTCGACTCGTCGGCGTCCGACGCGTCGCCCGCGTCAGCGTCCGACTCGGCGGTGTCGTCCATCGCGGATTCGGGTTCGGACTGCTTCAGCTGCGCTTCGAGCTCGTCGTCCATCTCCGAGAGCACGTCCTCGGTGGACTTCGCGCCCGTGTCCTCGCCGGATTTCACCGCTTGGGCGGCTTCCTCGATCTCCTTCGGGTCGAACTCCGCGCCTTCCTCGATCTGATTCAGGATCTCGTCGATGTCGTCGAGGCCGAGGAGTTCACGCGTCTCCTCGTCGAACTCGAGGCTGTCGAGCGACGGTGCCTGGCCGTCGGCGACGTCGCTCCCCGTGAGGTGTTTGCCGTACCGCCCCACGAGGCTCGTGAGCTCCTGCGGGAGGACGAACGTCGTCGACTCCGAGTCGCCCATGCGTTCGAGGGACTCCATCCCGCGCTCGATGACCGCGCGCTCGCCCATCGACTCCGCGGACCGCGCGCGGAGCACGGTCGAGATGGCGTCACCCTGCGCTTCCAGGATCTGCGACTGCTTCGACCCCTGCGAGCGGATGATGTCGGACTGCTTCTCCCCGCTCGCCCGCTCGATTGCGGACTGCCGCTCGCCCTGCGCTTCCAGAATCATCGCGCGGCGCTTCCGCTCCGCACTCGTCTGTTGCTCCATCGCCTGCTGGACGTCCTGGCTCGGGTTCACCTCGCGCACCTCGACGGACTCCACGCGAATCCCCCACTCGTCCGTCGGCTCGTCCAGCTCCTTCCGGATCCGCGCGTTGATCTCCTGACGCTTGTTCAGCGTGTCGTCGAGCTCCATGTCGCCGATGACCGCGCGGAGCGTCGTCTGCGCGAGGTTCGACACCGCGCGCTCGTAGTTGTCGACTTCGAGGAACGCGCGCTTCGCGTCCATCACGCGGATGTAGACGACGGCGTCCGCCGTCACCGGCGAGTTGTCGCGCGTGATCGCTTCCTGCCGCGGCACGTCGATGGTCTGCGTCCGCATATCGAACGTGTACGTCCGCGAGACGAACGGCGGCACGAAGTTGATACCCGGTTCGAGGAGACCGCGGTACTCACCGAACACCGTGAGCGCCTGCTTCTCGTACGCGTCCACGATCGCCACCATCTGATAGACGGTGACGATGACGAGCACGAGCAACAGGAGGGCCACGACGGTGAAGACCACGCTCCCCCCGAGGAGCTGCAGTGGGAGTGGCATACCGTAACTCGTCGGACCCACACCATAAATGTACAGGTGGCGACCAGTCACCACCCGCCCGCAGCCACCGACTCACCACCCGACCCCGCGACGCCGACGGCTCACGCGGAAGAATCGCTCCGAGCACACTCGCCCACCCGCTCGCTCACGGCGTTCTCGTACGAATCAACCGAAACACGGACCGTTCCACAAACCGTCCGGGTGACTCGCGAGTCGTTCGGTCGCGCCGGCTCACGGCTCCCGCTGGTCGCCGTTCGCTTCTACGCGGTTCTCACTCCTCCCTGCGGTCTGCTCACGGGTCGCGTTGCTCCCCGTTCGCTTCTACGCGGTTCTCACTCCTCCCTGCGCTCTGCTCGCGTGTCGCTTCGCTCCCGCTCGCTTTTCCGCGGTTCTCACTCCTCCCTGCGGTCGTCGTTCCGAACCGCGTCGTCGTTCCGAACCGCGTCGTCGTTCCGAACCGGCTCATCGACTGCTTCGACGGTGATCACGTTCCCGCCGCCGGGGTCGGTGACGACGATACGGGTGCCTTCGGGGATTTCGCCGGTGGTCGAGCGAGCGGCGTAGGTGGAGTCGAAGCCGGCGCTGTCGAGTTCGACGCGGCCGTCGCGGTCGGTGATCGGTTCGAGCGCGTAGCCTCGCTTGCCGACGAGGCCGGCGGACCCCTCGGTCTTGCTCGCTTCGCCGCCGCCGATGACGGAGTAGCGGCGGTAGCCGTAGAGGGTCGCCGCGCCGACGAAGAGCACGATGGCGGCGAGCGCCCACGGCGAGGAGGCCGCGGGGACGTAGAGGCCGACGAGGCCGGCGACGAGGAGGGCGACGCCGACGACGATGAAGTGCGCGCCGGGCGCGAACGCCTCCATGACGCAGAGCGTCACGCCGGCGACGACGAGCAGGAACGGGAGCGAGAGTCCGAACAGGGTGACTTCGAGCAGGGTAAGCTCCATCAGCGGGCCTTCGCGGGCCGCCGGGAAAACCGTTGCCCGACGGCGAGCGTCGAACCGACGGACCGCTGGCGGGCGAGAGGGAGTCGAAGCGGGTGGAAACAGGCGAAAACGGGCAGAGGCGCTCAGAGGCGGGTCAACCGAGGAGGAGCGTGGCGATGACGGCGACGCCGAGGAGGACGCCGAGAGCGAAGAACACGGCGTGCTCGGGGTCGACGTCGCCGGGCTCGATGGTTTCGTCGGGGTCGTTCCCGCCGGCGACGCGGCGGACGGTTACGGGCTCGTCGCCAGTGTCAGGCATACGCGTGCTTACAGCGGTGGGGGGTTAAGTTCAGCGACCGCCGATGCGGCCGGCGTAGACGATGCCGCGTTCGCCGTCGATGGTGACGACGTCGCCGTCCGCGACGTCGGGGAGTTCGGCGTCGGAGACCATCGGGACGTCGAGTTCGCGGGCGACCATCGCGGGGTAGCCGGTGAGGCCGGGGTCGGCGGAGACGATGCCGGCGAGCGTCGAGAGGTCGCCGGTGAACTCGTCGTCGAAGTCCGCGGAGAGGACGGCGACGCTCCCGGGTTCGACGGCGGAGAGGTCGCCGTCGTCGAGGTGGACGACGGGGCCGGCGGCGC
This is a stretch of genomic DNA from Halocalculus aciditolerans. It encodes these proteins:
- a CDS encoding winged helix-turn-helix transcriptional regulator is translated as MGEGIDEEKRSTLRRFAAVGAAAPLARFADLDRGESQVRDAMAGYLSTTPGAHFSKLRDDLHLGTGEAQHHLRHLQQSNAVESHKDGDYRRFFPAERFSAFEKVALGYLRRDTPRGMVLALLRDPDLSGRDLAAELGVSAATVSKYAAELEAAGLLDREDGYRLERPETLITLVLRYADSFDADTTDFAADAAALISYDPK
- a CDS encoding SPFH domain-containing protein is translated as MPLPLQLLGGSVVFTVVALLLLVLVIVTVYQMVAIVDAYEKQALTVFGEYRGLLEPGINFVPPFVSRTYTFDMRTQTIDVPRQEAITRDNSPVTADAVVYIRVMDAKRAFLEVDNYERAVSNLAQTTLRAVIGDMELDDTLNKRQEINARIRKELDEPTDEWGIRVESVEVREVNPSQDVQQAMEQQTSAERKRRAMILEAQGERQSAIERASGEKQSDIIRSQGSKQSQILEAQGDAISTVLRARSAESMGERAVIERGMESLERMGDSESTTFVLPQELTSLVGRYGKHLTGSDVADGQAPSLDSLEFDEETRELLGLDDIDEILNQIEEGAEFDPKEIEEAAQAVKSGEDTGAKSTEDVLSEMDDELEAQLKQSEPESAMDDTAESDADAGDASDADESSKS
- a CDS encoding DUF7312 domain-containing protein — encoded protein: MPDTGDEPVTVRRVAGGNDPDETIEPGDVDPEHAVFFALGVLLGVAVIATLLLG
- a CDS encoding NfeD family protein, whose product is MELTLLEVTLFGLSLPFLLVVAGVTLCVMEAFAPGAHFIVVGVALLVAGLVGLYVPAASSPWALAAIVLFVGAATLYGYRRYSVIGGGEASKTEGSAGLVGKRGYALEPITDRDGRVELDSAGFDSTYAARSTTGEIPEGTRIVVTDPGGGNVITVEAVDEPVRNDDAVRNDDAVRNDDRREE
- a CDS encoding DUF7123 family protein, producing the protein MSASASAVVASESESLSAKQARILDYLAEQAGAKTYFKSRLIGEELGMSAKEVGTNMTKLTEGEYGITVEKWGYSSSTTWKVTA